The segment CGGTGCGCTCCTCGGTGCTGGATTCCGGCGAATGTCGTGGCTTCGAGCCTTCTCGGAACGACGGTGTGGCACATCGGGGAGCGCCCCGAATCCGCCCCCGGTTCCCGACTCGGGGTGGTCCCGGGGGTTCCTCCCCAAGGGCGCCCGCCGGCCGCAGCTGTCGCAGCTAATCTGAGCAGCATGCCAACACCTCGCGTGAGTATCGATAAGCAGACCCCGAGCGCCTACAAGGCGATGGTGAAGGTCTCCCTCAAGATCGCGGCCGCCGCCGAAGCCGCGGGACTCTCGAGGGCCGTCATGGAATTGGTGAACATGCACTGCTCGCAGATCAACGGCTGCGCCTTCTGCCTGACCGTGCACCGCGAGGACGCGATTGCCGCGGGTCTAACGGCGCAGCAGTTGGCAGTGCTCCCCGCGTGGCGCGACGCACCGAACCTGTACACCGACGAGATGCGAGCCGCCCTGGAGTTGGCGGAGATGGTCACGAACCTGCCCGATCATCACACGGCCGACTGCGCGTACGAGCGGGCCGCCGACATCCTCAACGCCGATCAGATCTCCGTCGTGATCTGGGGCGCCACCTCGATCAACGCCTTCAACCGGATCTCGATCCTCAGCCGCTACAACGTGCATCCGCGGCCG is part of the Gordonia phthalatica genome and harbors:
- a CDS encoding carboxymuconolactone decarboxylase family protein, yielding MPTPRVSIDKQTPSAYKAMVKVSLKIAAAAEAAGLSRAVMELVNMHCSQINGCAFCLTVHREDAIAAGLTAQQLAVLPAWRDAPNLYTDEMRAALELAEMVTNLPDHHTADCAYERAADILNADQISVVIWGATSINAFNRISILSRYNVHPRP